In Ursus arctos isolate Adak ecotype North America unplaced genomic scaffold, UrsArc2.0 scaffold_3, whole genome shotgun sequence, one DNA window encodes the following:
- the MRPL32 gene encoding 39S ribosomal protein L32, mitochondrial has translation MASAMLVLVVSPWPAARGLLRSCWELLQRKLQQSGPGFPSPLWGPALAVQGPAVFTELGNDTNGSKEISGLSDSIFWMAAPKSRRSIEVNRCRRRNPQKLIKVKNNIDVCPECGHLKLKHVLCGFCYEKVCKETAEIRRQIGKQEGGPFKAPSVETVVLYTGEAPSEQDRGKRIIERDRKRPSWFTQN, from the exons ATGGCGTCGGCCATGCTGGTGCTTGTCGTTTCACCGTGGCCGGCAGCCCGGGGACTCCTCCGGAGCTGTTGGGAACTACTACAGCGGAAACTTCAGCAGAGCGGGCCAGGTTTTCCCAGTCCTCTGTGGG gacCAGCATTAGCAGTCCAAGGTCCAGCTGTATTTACAGAACTAGGAAATGATACCAATGGAAGCAAGGAGATTTCCGGCCTTTCAGATAGTATCTTTTGGATGGCAGCTCCTAAGAGCAGACGCAGCATTGAAGTTAACCGCTGTAGGAGAAGAAACCCGCAGAAGCTTATTAAAGTTAAG aacaatatcGACGTTTGTCCTGAATGTGGTCACCTGAAACTGAAACACGTCCTTTGTGGCTTTTGCTATGAGAAGGTGTGCAAGGAGACTGCAGAAATCAGAAGACAGATAGGGAAGCAAGAAGGGGGCCCTTTTAAGGCTCCTTCCGTGGAGACTGTGGTGCTGTACACAGGAGAGGCACCGTCTGAACAAGATCGGGGTAAGAGAATCATTGAACGAGACAGAAAGCGACCATCCTGGTTCACCCAGAATTAA
- the CUNH7orf25 gene encoding UPF0415 protein C7orf25 homolog — translation MSAHSMLCERIAIAKELIKRAESLSRSRKGGIEGGAKLCSKLKAELKFLQKVEAGKVAIKESHLQSTNLTHLRAIVESAENLEEVVSVLHVFGYTDTLGEKQTLVVDVVANGGHTWVKAIGRKAEALHNIWLGRGQYGDKSIIEQAEDFLQASHQQPVQYSNPHIIFAFYNSVSSPMAEKLREMGISVRGDIVAVNSLLDHPEELQPSESESDDEGPELLQVTRVDRDNILASVAFPTEIKVDVCKRVNLDITTLITYVSALSYGGCHFIFKEKVLTEQAEQERKEQVLPQLEAFMKDKELFACESAVKDFQSILDTLGGPGERERATMLIKQINVVPDQPSERALRLVASSKINSRSLTIFGTGDTLKAITMTANSGFVRAANNQGVKFSVFIHQPRALTESKEALATPLPKDYTTDSEH, via the coding sequence ATGTCTGCACACTCCATGCTCTGTGAACGAATCGCCATAGCCAAGGAACTGATCAAGAGAGCAGAATCACTTTCTAGATCAAGAAAAGGTGGCATAGAAGGTGGTGCAAAGCTGTGCAGCAAATTGAAGGCAGAATTAAAATTCTTACAGAAAGTGGAAGCCGGGAAAGTAGCTATTAAGGAATCCCATTTACAGAGCACCAATCTAACACACCTAAGAGCCATTGTGGAATCCGCAGAAAACTTGGAAGAAGTTGTCAGTGTTCTTCATGTCTTTGGTTACACAGATACCTtgggagaaaagcagacccttgtGGTGGATGTAGTTGCAAATGGTGGCCATACGTGGGTGAAAGCCATTGGCCGAAAGGCTGAAGCTCTCCATAACATTTGGCTGGGCAGGGGCCAGTATGGTGACAAAAGTATCATCGAGCAGGCTGAAGACTTCCTCCAGGCCAGTCACCAGCAGCCAGTGCAGTACAGCAACCCTCACATCATCTTTGCATTTTACAACAGTGTCTCCAGCCCCATGGCAGAGAAGCTCCGAGAAATGGGCATTTCTGTGAGAGGAGACATAGTAGCAGTTAACTCTCTGTTAGATCACCCCGAAGAGCTCCAACCGAGTGAGAGTGAGTCGGATGACGAGGGCCCTGAACTTTTGCAGGTGACCAGAGTGGACCGAGACAATATTCTAGCGAGTGTTGCGTTTCCAACGGAAATTAAGGTCGATGTGTGCAAAAGAGTAAATCTGGACATTACTACTTTAATCACCTATGTATCTGCTCTCAGCTATGGAGGCTGCCACTTTATCTTCAAAGAGAAAGTGCTTACGGAACAagcagagcaagagaggaaagagCAGGTTTTACCACAGCTGGAGGCGTTTATGAAGGACAAGGAATTGTTCGCTTGTGAATCTGCTGTCAAGGACTTCCAGTCTATTCTAGATACCTTAGGAGgacctggggagagagagagggccacTATGCTGATTAAGCAAATTAATGTGGTGCCAGACCAGCCTTCTGAGCGTGCCTTGAGACTAGTGGCCAGTTCCAAAATCAATAGCCGCTCACTAACAATTTTTGGGACAGGAGACACGCTAAAAGCCATCACAATGACTGCCAATAGTGGTTTTGTCAGAGCTGCCAACAACCAGGGTGTTAAGTTTAGTGTGTTTATCCATCAGCCCAGGGCACTAACTGAGAGCAAAGAGGCTCTAGCCACCCCCTTACCAAAAGACTACACAACTGACAGTGAACACTAA
- the PSMA2 gene encoding proteasome subunit alpha type-2, with protein MAERGYSFSLTTFSPSGKLVQIEYALAAVAGGAPSVGIKAANGVVLATEKKQKSILYDERSVHKVEPITKHIGLVYSGMGPDYRVLVHRARKLAQQYYLVYQEPIPTAQLVQRVASVMQEYTQSGGVRPFGVSLLICGWNEGRPYLFQSDPSGAYFAWKATAMGKNYVNGKTFLEKRYNEDLELEDAIHTAILTLKESFEGQMTEDNIEVGICNEAGFRRLTPTEVKDYLAAIA; from the exons ATGGCGGAGCGCGGTTACAGCTTTTCGCTGACTACATTCAG ccCATCTGGTAAACTTGTCCAGATTGAATATGCTTTGGCTGCTGTAGCTGGAGGAGCCCCTTCAGTGGGAATTAAAG ctgcaaATGGTGTGGTATTAGCAACcgagaagaaacagaaatccatTCTGTACGACGAGCGAAGTGTGCACAAAGTGGAACCAATTACCAAGCATATAGGCCTGGTGTATAGTGGCATGGGCCCAGATTACAG AGTGCTCGTGCACAGAGCTCGGAAACTAGCTCAGCAATACTATCTCGTTTACCAAGAACCCATTCCCACAGCTCAGCTGGTACAGAGAGTAGCTTCAGTGATGCAAGAATACACTCAGTCAGG tggtgttcgtccatttggagtttcccTACTAATTTGTGGTTGGAATGAGGGGCGACCGTATTTATTTCAGTCAGATCCATCT GGAGCTTACTTTGCCTGGAAAGCCACAGCAATGGGAAAAAACTATGTGAATGGGAAGACTTTCCTCGAAAAAAG ATATAATGAAGACCTGGAACTTGAAGATGCCATTCATACAGCCATATTAACCCTAAAG GAAAGCTTTGAAGGGCAAATGACAGAAGACAACATAGAGGTTGGAATCTGCAATGAAGCCGGATTCAGGAGGCTCACTCCGACTGAAGTTAAGGATTACTTGGCAGCCATAGCATAA